One Fuerstiella marisgermanici DNA window includes the following coding sequences:
- the eno gene encoding phosphopyruvate hydratase, translating to MSMAITDVHAREILDSRGNPTVEVDITVEDEVVGRAAVPSGASTGAHEACELRDTDNKSRYLGKGVLQAVQNVNEEIAGAIIGQDVADQATIDGIMLELDGTENKSRLGANAILACSLAAAHAAAKVSYLPLFRYLGGVGANCLPAPMMNIINGGEHANNGIDIQEFMVMPLGFDSFSDSLRAGTETFHALKKVLADKGLSTAVGDEGGFAPDLKTNQEAIEVILTAIENAGYKPGEQIKIALDCAASEFHKDGTYTLEGKALDSDGMVELLASWVDKYPICSIEDGLDEDDWDGWKKLTDTIGSKCQLVGDDLFVTNAKRLSQGIEKGVANSILVKVNQIGTLTETIQAVQMAYQNGYTAVMSHRSGETEDNTIADLAVALRTGQIKTGSASRTDRICKYNQLLRIEEILGDTATFGGTI from the coding sequence ATGAGTATGGCCATTACAGACGTTCACGCCCGCGAAATTCTTGACAGCCGCGGCAACCCTACCGTCGAAGTTGACATCACCGTTGAAGACGAAGTGGTCGGCCGAGCGGCCGTGCCCAGCGGAGCCAGCACGGGAGCTCACGAAGCCTGCGAACTTCGGGACACCGACAACAAGTCTCGTTACCTCGGCAAAGGTGTGTTGCAGGCGGTACAGAATGTGAACGAAGAAATCGCCGGCGCGATCATCGGTCAGGACGTGGCCGACCAGGCGACGATCGACGGCATCATGCTGGAACTTGATGGAACGGAAAACAAGTCTCGCCTGGGGGCAAACGCAATTCTGGCGTGCTCACTTGCCGCGGCTCACGCAGCCGCCAAGGTCAGCTACCTTCCACTATTCCGCTACCTCGGTGGTGTGGGAGCCAACTGCCTGCCCGCTCCGATGATGAACATCATCAATGGTGGCGAACATGCCAACAACGGGATCGATATTCAGGAATTCATGGTGATGCCACTGGGTTTCGACTCCTTCAGCGATTCGCTGCGAGCCGGTACGGAAACCTTTCATGCCCTGAAGAAAGTGCTGGCGGACAAGGGCCTTTCAACGGCCGTCGGCGATGAAGGTGGCTTCGCACCCGACCTGAAGACAAATCAGGAAGCGATCGAAGTCATCCTGACGGCGATCGAAAATGCGGGCTACAAGCCGGGCGAGCAGATCAAGATCGCTCTGGACTGTGCCGCTTCTGAATTCCACAAAGACGGCACCTACACCCTGGAAGGCAAGGCGCTCGATTCTGACGGAATGGTTGAGTTGCTGGCTTCGTGGGTCGACAAGTACCCAATTTGCAGCATCGAAGACGGTTTGGACGAAGACGACTGGGATGGCTGGAAGAAGCTGACCGATACGATTGGTAGCAAGTGTCAGCTTGTCGGCGACGACCTGTTTGTAACCAACGCAAAGCGTCTGAGTCAGGGAATCGAAAAGGGCGTCGCAAATAGTATCCTCGTTAAAGTAAACCAGATCGGAACACTGACTGAAACTATTCAGGCCGTTCAGATGGCTTACCAAAACGGTTACACGGCTGTGATGAGTCACCGATCCGGTGAAACAGAAGACAACACGATTGCGGACCTCGCGGTCGCTCTTCGCACCGGCCAGATCAAGACAGGTTCGGCCAGTCGAACGGACCGCATTTGTAAGTACAACCAACTGCTGCGAATCGAAGAAATCCTCGGCGACACCGCCACCTTCGGCGGCACCATCTAG
- a CDS encoding pyridoxal-phosphate-dependent aminotransferase family protein — translation MNSTAFKPIHPPVRTLMGPGPSDIHPSVLAAMAAPTVGHLDPYFLQIMDEVQTMLRQVFQTDNQMTMAISGTGSAGMEACVVNLIEPGDKMIACQNGVFGGRMADVAGRAGADVTKLERPFGEVFSTEDIAKAVDQHKPKVVGIVHAETSTGALQPLEEISKVVHDAGALLLVDCVTSLAGLPVEIDKLNIDAAYSGSQKCLSCPPGLAPVTFSPKALGVMDARKTKVASWYLDISMLRNYWGGDRAYHHTAPINMNYGLHQALRLVLEEGLDARFARHRLHHEALKAGLEAMGIGYSVANAEHSLPMLNSVLIPDGVDDAGVRKQLLNEFGIEIGGGLGPMKGKTWRIGLMGDAAQKPNVLLFLAALEQCLATQGKAAGAGAGVAAANDRYLKA, via the coding sequence ATGAATTCCACAGCTTTCAAACCGATCCATCCGCCGGTTCGTACCCTGATGGGGCCGGGGCCGAGTGACATTCATCCCAGCGTGCTGGCGGCAATGGCAGCGCCCACTGTCGGGCATCTCGATCCCTACTTTCTGCAGATCATGGACGAAGTCCAGACAATGCTGCGGCAGGTGTTTCAAACCGACAACCAGATGACCATGGCGATCAGCGGCACCGGTAGTGCCGGGATGGAAGCCTGCGTCGTCAACCTGATTGAACCGGGCGACAAAATGATCGCCTGCCAGAACGGAGTGTTCGGTGGGCGAATGGCGGACGTGGCGGGCCGTGCAGGAGCGGACGTTACCAAGCTGGAACGTCCATTCGGCGAAGTGTTCAGCACAGAAGACATCGCAAAGGCCGTTGATCAACACAAACCAAAAGTGGTCGGCATCGTTCACGCGGAAACTTCCACCGGAGCGTTGCAGCCGCTGGAAGAAATCAGCAAGGTTGTCCACGACGCGGGTGCTCTGTTGCTGGTCGACTGTGTGACATCGCTGGCTGGTCTGCCGGTGGAAATCGACAAGCTTAATATCGATGCGGCCTACAGTGGTTCTCAGAAGTGCCTCAGTTGTCCGCCCGGCCTGGCACCAGTCACATTCAGCCCCAAAGCACTGGGAGTGATGGACGCTCGGAAGACAAAAGTGGCAAGCTGGTATCTGGACATCAGCATGCTGCGAAACTATTGGGGCGGCGATCGAGCGTACCACCACACAGCTCCGATCAACATGAACTACGGCCTTCACCAGGCGTTGCGGCTTGTGCTGGAAGAAGGTCTGGACGCACGGTTTGCCCGCCATCGCCTGCATCACGAAGCGTTGAAGGCCGGCCTGGAAGCGATGGGTATCGGCTACTCGGTCGCCAATGCCGAACACAGTTTACCAATGCTGAATTCGGTGTTAATTCCGGACGGAGTCGACGATGCGGGCGTTCGCAAACAGCTTCTTAACGAATTCGGTATAGAAATCGGCGGCGGACTTGGCCCAATGAAAGGCAAGACCTGGCGAATCGGACTGATGGGCGATGCCGCTCAGAAGCCCAACGTGCTGTTGTTCCTCGCGGCACTTGAGCAATGCCTTGCAACGCAGGGCAAAGCAGCCGGCGCGGGAGCAGGAGTTGCCGCCGCGAATGACCGGTATCTAAAGGCGTAG
- the purH gene encoding bifunctional phosphoribosylaminoimidazolecarboxamide formyltransferase/IMP cyclohydrolase encodes MAAPQRALVSVSNKDGLDTFVKGLVDLGFEILSTGGTRKYLEAAGIPVIDVTTYTEFPEIMDGRVKTLHPKVHGAILGRPTLPSDAEAIAEHGIVPFQVVVCNLYPFEQTIAKPDVTIPEAIEQIDIGGPSMVRSAAKNHAHVAIVTSPGQYSDVLSRMRDDCMDELFRRKLAAAAFETTATYDRAIANYMAKITADETPSSDAATDPTEAHWDESLTLSLRLKNTLRYGENPHQRAAFYVEPNAPATSIAHAEQLNGKELSYNNLMDLDAAKTIVGDFDQPAACVIKHNNPCGCAQAESLADAYENAHAGDPVSAFGSIVGLNRTVDVATAECLCEPGRFIEAIVAPDYEPAALEILTTKPKWKNNVRLMKSVFSDEGKGALEYRRVSGGLLVQDRDDLPQSDSDWKVVTARKPTDAELSDLRFAWKVCRHVKSNAIVFAKGGMLLGAGAGQMSRLDSCFIAGMKAGERSANAVVASDAFFPFRDGIDEVQTAGIRAVIQPGGSRNDPEVIAACNEHDMAMVFTGRRHFRH; translated from the coding sequence ATGGCCGCACCGCAACGAGCTCTGGTGAGTGTCAGCAACAAAGATGGCCTGGACACATTCGTCAAAGGCCTTGTCGATTTGGGGTTTGAAATCCTTTCGACCGGAGGAACTCGCAAATATCTTGAAGCCGCAGGCATCCCGGTGATCGACGTTACCACGTACACCGAATTCCCGGAAATCATGGACGGCCGCGTCAAAACGCTGCACCCGAAAGTGCACGGCGCGATTCTGGGGCGGCCCACTCTGCCGTCCGATGCAGAAGCGATTGCTGAGCACGGGATCGTGCCATTTCAGGTGGTGGTGTGTAATCTGTACCCCTTCGAACAGACCATCGCCAAGCCGGACGTCACCATTCCGGAAGCTATCGAACAGATCGACATCGGCGGACCGTCGATGGTGCGATCGGCCGCTAAAAATCACGCTCATGTGGCCATCGTCACGTCGCCCGGTCAGTACAGCGATGTGCTGTCGCGCATGAGGGATGACTGCATGGACGAGCTGTTCCGCCGCAAACTGGCGGCCGCCGCGTTCGAAACAACGGCAACTTACGATCGAGCCATCGCCAACTACATGGCGAAAATCACGGCCGATGAAACTCCGTCTTCCGACGCTGCCACCGATCCGACAGAAGCGCACTGGGACGAATCACTAACACTGTCGCTGCGATTGAAGAACACACTCCGTTACGGTGAGAACCCTCATCAGCGGGCCGCGTTTTACGTCGAACCCAACGCCCCCGCGACGTCGATCGCTCATGCCGAACAACTGAACGGCAAGGAGCTTTCTTATAACAACCTGATGGACCTGGACGCCGCGAAAACAATTGTCGGCGACTTCGATCAGCCCGCTGCCTGTGTGATTAAGCACAACAATCCCTGCGGCTGTGCTCAGGCCGAATCGCTGGCCGATGCGTACGAAAACGCTCATGCGGGCGATCCCGTCAGCGCCTTTGGATCGATCGTCGGACTAAACCGGACGGTCGATGTCGCGACGGCCGAATGCCTGTGTGAACCCGGTCGGTTTATCGAAGCCATTGTCGCCCCGGACTACGAACCGGCCGCTCTGGAAATTCTGACGACGAAGCCGAAATGGAAAAACAACGTCCGGTTGATGAAGTCCGTCTTTTCTGACGAAGGCAAAGGCGCCCTGGAATACCGGCGCGTGTCTGGCGGTCTGCTGGTTCAGGATCGCGACGACCTGCCTCAATCGGACAGCGATTGGAAAGTTGTTACTGCTCGCAAACCTACGGATGCCGAACTGTCGGACCTGCGATTCGCATGGAAGGTCTGTCGGCATGTGAAGTCGAACGCGATTGTATTCGCCAAAGGCGGCATGCTGTTAGGTGCCGGGGCAGGGCAGATGAGTCGCCTGGATAGCTGCTTCATCGCGGGCATGAAAGCAGGCGAACGCAGCGCGAATGCTGTTGTGGCGAGTGACGCGTTCTTCCCGTTTCGCGACGGTATCGATGAAGTTCAGACGGCGGGAATCAGAGCCGTTATTCAGCCGGGCGGTTCTCGCAACGATCCGGAAGTCATCGCGGCGTGCAACGAACACGACATGGCGATGGTCTTCACCGGCCGCCGCCATTTTCGTCACTAA